The genome window AGAAATAATGCCTGCATTTGGTGACCACAGGGTTTTGGAAGGTCTGGCGACAGATGAAACATTTGAATGGTAGTTCCTCCTCATCCCTTGCCACTTCATAGTTTTCATCCTCGTCGACGCCATAGCGACCTTCGTCGAGCTCGCGTTGGATCTGCCACCCGTGCTTGTAATCTGAGCGGTCATGGAGGAATTTGCAACTGTCTCCGAAGCCGCAAAAGCCGGTCTCTTTGTAGTCCTTGCAAATGTCGGGCTGGTAATCCCAGCGCACGGTGGCACGCAGATGCTCGGGAGCTCGAATGGGGCCCTTCCTCGCCATTCCGGAGGAATCACTACCCGCAGACGCATCTTTGGGCCTCATGTGTTTCTGATAATTATTCATTCCCCGGTAGATCTTATCATCTTCCTTGCCTCTCAACTCCTCCCGGATCTTCCGGCTGCGCTCAAAGATGGCTTGTGCGTCACGCTCCTTCTCCGTGTCTAGCTCGTACACAGCGGTCGCCCCCATGTCCTCCGGCCCCACGGGTTTCGCCGAGCGAGTGGACTTATAGACCACGCCGAGACTCTCGGGCTCCTCTACTTCCTCCTCGCTACTCCGGTCCCCGGAAGCCCCCTTCTGTTTACCACCGCCCCAGGTCTTCTGGATCATCCGAGTGTGGATCGCTCGCTTCTTTTCAGGGCGAACCACCCTGTTGCCTTCgtcaccgctgctgctgctgctgctgctgccgctgccgccgccgccgccgccgccgcctccggaCTCTTGGTCGCAGATCCGGCGTTTTCTGCGGCCTGCACCCCCCTTTCGTccaggctttttaaaaagaaaggtgcACACCTGGTCCGTCGTCTTTCCCGGGGAAAGCTGCTCTGCCATTTTAAAGAGTCGCGAGCTCTGAAACTGTTGTGGCCTGCTGGGTGGCGCGGGCTTCTGCGCGTCACTGCACTCCTCCGCTCCGCCACGAGGTGGATGCAAAGCCGGTTGCGCAGAGGACTGTGGGAGCAAGGGTGCGTGAGAGCGTGCGCGCGCCACTCCTTAGCTACATTTTAAAagactccccccgccccccaataAGGTCAGGCTCACAGGTCCCAGGGGCtagggtgtatatgtgtgtgtgtgtgtgtgtgtgtgtgtgtgtgtgtgtgtgtgtatgtgtatatatatatatatatatatatatatataaaattttggagGCACCATTCAACCTACTGCAAATGGCAGACAAAACAGATGTTAGCCAAATTTTAATCTAAAGAGTTGATTGATGAGCTctgcattttggagaaggaaatggcaacccactccagtattcttgcctggagaatcccagggacggaagagcctggtgggctgccgtctatggggtcgcacagagtcggacacgactgaagtgacttagcagcagcagcagcatttaatagatgaagaaactggaagTAGTGTGCAGAAAAGAGATAAAGATAGAAGAGGGCTTTTGGTTGAAGCTCTTGCCAGAGGGGATGATGACATGGATCAAAGCAGTCATTGTAGGAAAGAGAAGGTAAAGCCTATGATAGATAGATCTTATAAAAGAACTATCTTGGTTTatttgggagaaggaaagggcaacctagtccagtattcttgcctggagaattccatggacagaggtgcctggcaggctcctgttcaaaaagttggacatgactgagcaactaatatggTTTATATGAAGTTCTCTGTGACAATATAGAAAGAGAATAGGATTTCAGGTTATAAGACCCAGGTGTAAGCCTCAGCTTGTACACTGACTGTGTATATTTGGCCCAGTCCTTAGTTTTAGTCTCTGCAGTTATAAACTTTGAATAATGGCAAAACCAGCTTACTGCACAGACTTATgtgcaagtttgttttttttttttttaatgtgaaagatTTATTCAAAGTTCAAATTAGACCCTATGTGGGAAGGTAGTCTAAGCTGCTAGTTAAATGTACAAGCCGTGGTATTGATCCACTGGGTTTAAAATCCCCACTCTGCCACCAGCTATgtaagtgaccttgggcaagttccttaccTTCTTTTCCTTGGTTTTCCCGTCTGTAAAGTGTGGATGACAGTAGTTAGCTAACTCATGAAGCTTTTGTTGGAGGATTAAAATGAGATGATTCAAATAAAGCACTCAGTATATAGCATATAGTAACCcctgaatcagagaaggcaatggcaccccactccagtactgttgcctagaaaatcccatggacggaggagcctggta of Bubalus bubalis isolate 160015118507 breed Murrah chromosome 5, NDDB_SH_1, whole genome shotgun sequence contains these proteins:
- the LOC102404153 gene encoding E3 ubiquitin-protein ligase RNF113A; this translates as MAEQLSPGKTTDQVCTFLFKKPGRKGGAGRRKRRICDQESGGGGGGGGGSGSSSSSSSGDEGNRVVRPEKKRAIHTRMIQKTWGGGKQKGASGDRSSEEEVEEPESLGVVYKSTRSAKPVGPEDMGATAVYELDTEKERDAQAIFERSRKIREELRGKEDDKIYRGMNNYQKHMRPKDASAGSDSSGMARKGPIRAPEHLRATVRWDYQPDICKDYKETGFCGFGDSCKFLHDRSDYKHGWQIQRELDEGRYGVDEDENYEVARDEEELPFKCFICRQTFQNPVVTKCRHYFCEACALQHFRTTSRCYVCDQQTNGVFNPAKELIAKLEKRRAAEEGGASNFPEDPDKSPIPIT